One Amycolatopsis thermophila DNA segment encodes these proteins:
- a CDS encoding sigma-70 family RNA polymerase sigma factor yields the protein MDEVPDEQAGPWALVRAAQQGDNAAFGVLYDQYVDVVYRYVYFRLSDRELAEDITSETFLRALRRISSVSYQGRDVGAWFITIARNIVLDHLKSSRYKLEVVTDEVADSGTAAFTGQTVAEAGPEQQAVTSATRDALLTAIADLGEDQRECIVLRFIQGLSLAETARIMKRNEGAIKALQHRAVRKLAQLLPDAWR from the coding sequence GTGGACGAGGTGCCGGACGAGCAGGCGGGGCCGTGGGCCCTGGTGCGCGCCGCCCAGCAGGGCGACAACGCCGCCTTCGGCGTGCTCTACGACCAGTACGTGGACGTCGTGTACCGCTACGTGTACTTCCGCCTGAGCGACCGCGAGCTCGCCGAGGACATCACCAGCGAAACGTTCCTGCGCGCACTGCGCCGGATCTCGTCGGTCAGCTACCAGGGCCGCGACGTCGGCGCCTGGTTCATCACCATCGCCCGCAACATCGTGCTCGACCACCTCAAGTCCAGCCGGTACAAGCTCGAGGTCGTCACCGACGAGGTCGCCGACTCGGGCACCGCGGCCTTCACCGGCCAGACCGTCGCCGAGGCGGGGCCCGAACAGCAGGCCGTCACCAGCGCGACGCGGGACGCCCTGCTCACCGCGATCGCCGACCTGGGCGAGGACCAGCGGGAATGCATCGTGCTGCGGTTCATCCAGGGCCTGTCGCTGGCCGAGACCGCGCGGATCATGAAGCGCAACGAAGGGGCGATCAAGGCGCTCCAGCACCGCGCCGTGCGCAAGCTCGCACAGCTCCTGCCGGACGCGTGGCGCTGA
- a CDS encoding DUF5667 domain-containing protein: MGEPGWTARELEVISGLRGLGRTVEPDEDTKARIHRDIERKLEKEPSRRRRALATVLAAAAALIVFAGGVGLLLSRGSLPGDPLYGVKRASESAELQLTFDEAARGSKHLQFASNRLDELAAMGTPGADAFLTSLSAFAAEAKAGTAQLTVLGVQGDTARLGQLRSWVHEQSGKLNGLHVPAGAQAGFAEAGALLGRIDVRAVSLLDRLSCYRITSGEADDLGAVPAGGECAEPPDAVLGAPSAEPRPPVTGLSPAPVEVATPPTTTGSATPVVPLPTNPVPSSGTAGTPTAQWPPISAPTSPRPPDTSTTSPPPLISIPPLIPGLPGIGLG, translated from the coding sequence GTGGGCGAACCCGGGTGGACGGCGCGTGAGCTGGAGGTAATCTCCGGTCTGCGCGGGCTGGGGCGCACCGTCGAACCGGACGAGGACACCAAGGCGCGCATCCACCGGGACATCGAGCGGAAGCTGGAGAAGGAGCCGAGCCGGCGCCGCCGCGCGCTGGCGACGGTCCTCGCCGCCGCGGCCGCGCTGATCGTCTTCGCCGGCGGGGTCGGGCTGCTGCTCTCCCGCGGCTCCCTGCCCGGCGACCCGCTCTACGGCGTGAAGCGGGCGAGCGAGTCGGCCGAACTGCAGTTGACCTTCGACGAAGCGGCGCGCGGATCCAAGCACCTGCAGTTCGCGTCGAACCGCCTCGACGAGCTGGCCGCGATGGGGACACCCGGCGCCGACGCGTTCCTGACATCGTTGTCGGCGTTCGCCGCGGAGGCGAAGGCCGGAACGGCGCAGCTCACCGTGCTCGGCGTGCAGGGCGACACCGCCCGCCTCGGCCAGTTGCGGAGCTGGGTGCACGAGCAGAGCGGGAAGCTGAACGGCCTGCACGTGCCCGCCGGGGCGCAAGCCGGGTTCGCCGAGGCCGGCGCCCTGCTCGGGCGCATCGACGTGCGCGCGGTGAGCCTGCTGGACCGGCTCTCCTGTTACCGCATCACCAGCGGCGAGGCGGACGACCTCGGTGCCGTGCCGGCGGGTGGCGAGTGCGCCGAACCGCCGGACGCCGTCCTCGGCGCCCCGTCCGCGGAGCCGCGGCCGCCGGTGACCGGCCTGTCCCCCGCGCCCGTCGAGGTCGCCACGCCCCCCACGACGACCGGCAGCGCCACGCCCGTCGTGCCGCTGCCGACCAATCCCGTGCCGTCGTCGGGCACCGCCGGGACGCCGACGGCCCAGTGGCCGCCGATCAGCGCGCCGACCAGCCCGCGTCCCCCGGACACCTCGACCACCTCCCCGCCGCCGCTGATCTCGATCCCGCCGCTGATCCCCGGACTGCCCGGGATCGGCCTCGGCTGA
- a CDS encoding DMT family transporter, protein MAWVVLIVSGFLETAWAVALNAARGFTRPLPSVLFVVALAASMAGLSYAMRTIPIGTGYAVWVGIGAIGTAVYGMVALGEPATAARLVCLGLVVGGVAGLKFLH, encoded by the coding sequence GTGGCGTGGGTCGTGCTGATCGTGTCCGGATTCCTCGAGACCGCGTGGGCGGTGGCCCTCAACGCCGCGCGGGGGTTCACCCGCCCGCTGCCGAGCGTGCTGTTCGTCGTCGCGCTGGCGGCCAGCATGGCCGGGCTCTCGTACGCCATGCGGACGATCCCGATCGGCACCGGGTACGCGGTGTGGGTGGGCATCGGCGCGATCGGGACCGCCGTCTACGGCATGGTGGCCCTCGGCGAGCCCGCCACCGCGGCCCGCCTGGTGTGCCTGGGACTCGTCGTCGGCGGGGTGGCCGGCCTCAAGTTCCTGCACTGA
- a CDS encoding HAD family hydrolase — protein sequence MAGEASAEAAVAMESQLDLPPAPPDLTAAAFFDVDNTMMMGASIFHFARGLAARKYFTTSDLAGFAWQQIKFRVGGRESHSGVQSSREQALSFVAGKTVAEMNQVGEEIYDELMADKIWSGTRALAEMHLNAGQRVWLVTATPVELAAIISRRLGLTGALGTVAEHVDGVYTGRLVGDLLHGRAKAHAVRALAAREGLNLRRCTAYSDSSNDIPMLSVCGTAVAVNPDAGLREVARARGWEIRDFRTGRKAAKIGVPSVLGAGAVAGAVAAGMAYRRR from the coding sequence ATGGCCGGTGAGGCGTCCGCGGAGGCCGCCGTGGCCATGGAGTCGCAGCTCGACCTGCCCCCGGCCCCACCCGACCTGACCGCCGCCGCGTTCTTCGACGTCGACAACACGATGATGATGGGCGCGTCGATCTTCCACTTCGCGCGCGGCCTGGCGGCGCGCAAGTACTTCACGACCTCCGATCTGGCCGGGTTCGCGTGGCAGCAGATCAAGTTCCGGGTCGGCGGGCGCGAGTCGCACAGCGGGGTGCAGTCCAGCCGCGAGCAGGCGCTGTCGTTCGTCGCGGGCAAGACGGTCGCCGAGATGAACCAGGTCGGCGAGGAGATCTACGACGAGCTGATGGCCGACAAGATCTGGTCGGGCACGCGCGCGCTGGCCGAGATGCACCTCAACGCGGGCCAGCGGGTGTGGCTGGTGACGGCGACGCCGGTCGAGCTGGCGGCGATCATCTCGCGACGGCTCGGGCTGACGGGGGCGCTGGGGACGGTCGCGGAGCACGTGGACGGCGTCTACACCGGACGGCTGGTCGGCGACCTGCTGCACGGGCGGGCCAAGGCGCACGCGGTGCGCGCGCTGGCCGCACGGGAGGGCCTGAACCTGCGCCGGTGCACCGCGTACTCGGACTCGTCGAACGACATCCCGATGCTGTCGGTGTGCGGCACGGCGGTGGCGGTCAACCCGGACGCCGGCCTGCGCGAGGTCGCGCGCGCCCGCGGCTGGGAGATCCGCGACTTCCGGACCGGCCGGAAGGCGGCGAAGATCGGGGTGCCCTCCGTACTGGGGGCCGGGGCCGTGGCGGGCGCGGTCGCCGCCGGGATGGCCTACCGGCGCCGCTGA
- a CDS encoding ABC1 kinase family protein: MSTVLLGLVSLPAYLLMLWPLVVAARRVLGVRIGTIRALLGALAGWIVAGFLAQQIVPVTRHSVAIYLGFLVPLAGCAFLATLVFLFLAEMAVPSGGGLGLIGRAQSVRRRVTRARRYSQITRIAVRHGIGPYLTGRRVTDQGRHATLARSLRRALEDGGATFVKLGQVLSTRPDVLPQAFVDELSLLQDRVAPVPFAEVERELEAELGRPRREVFAEFDPEPLGAASIAQVYRARLHSGEDVVVKVRRPGIDRVVERDLDIVFRVANSLQVRAEWARSLGVLDLAEGFRAALTEELDFRVEARNLAAVAAAETGSAVTLPAVHADLSGERVLVMRRLDGVPVREGIGAVPAEKRATLARGLLDSLLRQVLLHGVFHADPHPGNVLLLGDGTLGLLDFGSVGRLDSSLRAGLADLFAAVDRGDAEGLRDGLLEIVDRPDEIDEQRLERALGALMAKHLSDGRSPDANMFTDLFRVIAEFRLSIPPAIAAVFRALATMEGTLGLLSPGFDILAASRSFAGSLVGERLQPGSLRGAATEELLTLLPVLRRLPRRVDRLTAALEHGRLSVNVRTFADERDRAVVFGMLHEVLLALTGAATGLMAVLLLASTGGPRVLPELTLNQVFGYNLLVISALLGLRLLFVVFRAQRGRPR, encoded by the coding sequence ATGTCAACCGTGCTCTTGGGCCTGGTCAGCCTGCCCGCCTACCTGCTCATGCTGTGGCCGCTCGTCGTCGCCGCGCGCCGGGTGCTGGGGGTGCGCATCGGGACGATCCGGGCGCTGCTCGGCGCGCTGGCGGGCTGGATCGTGGCCGGTTTCCTGGCCCAGCAGATCGTGCCCGTCACGCGCCATTCCGTCGCGATCTACCTCGGGTTCCTCGTGCCGCTCGCCGGGTGCGCGTTCCTGGCGACGCTGGTCTTCCTGTTCCTCGCCGAGATGGCCGTCCCCAGCGGCGGCGGGCTCGGCCTGATCGGGCGTGCCCAGTCGGTGCGACGCCGGGTCACCCGCGCCCGGCGGTACTCGCAGATCACGCGGATCGCGGTCAGGCACGGCATCGGGCCGTACCTGACCGGGCGGCGTGTCACCGACCAGGGGCGGCACGCCACGCTCGCCCGCTCGCTGCGGCGCGCACTCGAAGACGGCGGGGCGACGTTCGTCAAGCTCGGCCAGGTGCTGTCCACCCGGCCGGACGTGCTGCCGCAGGCGTTCGTCGACGAGCTGAGCCTGCTGCAGGACCGTGTCGCGCCGGTGCCGTTCGCCGAGGTCGAGCGCGAGCTGGAGGCCGAGCTGGGCCGCCCGCGGCGCGAGGTGTTCGCCGAGTTCGACCCGGAACCGCTCGGCGCGGCGTCGATCGCGCAGGTGTACCGCGCGCGGCTGCACAGCGGCGAGGACGTCGTGGTGAAGGTGCGCCGGCCCGGTATCGACCGGGTCGTGGAGCGCGACCTCGACATCGTGTTCCGGGTCGCGAACTCGCTGCAGGTGCGCGCGGAGTGGGCCCGGTCCCTGGGTGTGCTCGACCTCGCCGAGGGGTTCCGCGCCGCGCTGACCGAGGAGCTGGACTTCCGCGTCGAGGCCCGGAACCTGGCCGCGGTGGCCGCCGCCGAGACCGGTTCGGCCGTGACGCTGCCCGCCGTGCACGCGGACCTGTCCGGCGAGCGCGTCCTGGTGATGCGCCGCCTGGACGGCGTGCCGGTGCGCGAGGGCATCGGGGCGGTGCCCGCCGAGAAGCGCGCGACGCTCGCCCGCGGGCTCCTGGACTCGCTGCTCCGGCAGGTCCTGCTGCACGGCGTCTTCCACGCCGACCCGCACCCGGGCAACGTGCTGCTGCTCGGCGACGGCACGCTCGGCCTGCTCGACTTCGGCTCGGTCGGGCGTCTCGACTCGTCGCTGCGGGCCGGGCTGGCGGACCTGTTCGCCGCCGTCGACCGCGGTGATGCCGAAGGGCTGCGCGACGGGCTGCTGGAGATCGTGGACCGGCCGGACGAGATCGACGAGCAGCGCCTGGAGCGCGCGCTGGGTGCGTTGATGGCGAAGCACCTGTCGGACGGCCGGTCGCCGGACGCGAACATGTTCACCGATCTGTTCCGGGTGATCGCCGAGTTCCGGTTGTCGATCCCACCGGCGATCGCGGCGGTGTTCCGCGCGCTGGCCACGATGGAGGGGACCCTCGGCCTGCTGTCGCCGGGGTTCGACATCCTCGCCGCGTCGCGTTCGTTCGCCGGTTCGCTGGTCGGGGAACGCCTGCAGCCCGGTTCACTGCGCGGCGCGGCGACCGAGGAGCTGCTCACACTGCTGCCGGTGCTGCGCCGCCTGCCCCGCCGCGTGGACCGGCTCACCGCGGCGCTCGAGCACGGCCGGCTGAGCGTGAACGTCCGCACGTTCGCCGACGAGCGCGACCGGGCGGTGGTGTTCGGGATGCTGCACGAGGTGCTGCTGGCCCTCACCGGCGCGGCGACGGGCCTGATGGCCGTGCTGCTGCTGGCGAGCACCGGCGGCCCGCGCGTGCTGCCCGAGCTGACGCTGAACCAGGTGTTCGGCTACAACCTGCTGGTGATCAGCGCCCTGCTGGGCCTGCGCCTGCTGTTCGTGGTGTTCCGGGCCCAGCGCGGGAGACCGCGCTGA
- a CDS encoding lysophospholipid acyltransferase family protein encodes MTTSGVEAQVIPLHAPGREKPVDVPPTAGQTPADAPVVAFPAKSAPPEETPAPQADPDPVARLLGFLRNRLTGHYAVDEFGFDRELTDTLVLPPLRLLYEKYFRVSTHGVQNLPSEGGGLIVCNHSGTLPLDAVMTAIAVHDETPDHRHLRMLGADLVFQTPLLGALARKTGQTLACAADAERLLCSGELVGVWPEGFKGIGKPFSARYRLQRFGRGGFVSAALRTRVPIIPCSIVGAEEIYPKIGDLKPLARLLGLPYLPVTPFFPLLGPLGAIPLPTKWHIEFGEPIRTDSYSEEDLDDPMLVFSLTDQVRESIQTALYRRLAHRRSPFKD; translated from the coding sequence GTGACGACCAGCGGCGTGGAAGCTCAGGTCATCCCCCTCCACGCACCCGGCCGCGAGAAGCCGGTGGACGTTCCGCCCACGGCCGGGCAAACTCCCGCCGACGCTCCCGTCGTGGCGTTCCCGGCGAAGAGCGCGCCGCCCGAGGAGACGCCCGCCCCGCAGGCGGACCCGGACCCGGTGGCGCGGCTGCTCGGGTTCCTGCGCAACCGGCTGACCGGCCACTACGCGGTCGACGAGTTCGGGTTCGACCGCGAGCTGACCGACACCCTCGTCCTGCCGCCGTTGCGGCTGCTGTACGAGAAGTACTTCCGGGTGAGCACGCACGGCGTGCAGAACCTGCCGTCCGAGGGTGGCGGGCTGATCGTGTGCAACCACTCCGGCACGTTGCCGCTGGACGCGGTGATGACCGCGATCGCGGTGCACGACGAGACGCCGGACCACCGGCACCTGCGGATGCTCGGCGCGGACCTGGTGTTCCAGACGCCGCTGCTGGGGGCGCTGGCGCGCAAGACCGGCCAGACGCTGGCCTGCGCGGCCGACGCCGAGCGGCTGCTGTGCTCGGGCGAGCTGGTGGGCGTGTGGCCGGAGGGCTTCAAGGGCATCGGCAAGCCGTTCTCGGCGCGGTACCGGCTGCAGCGGTTCGGCCGCGGTGGGTTCGTGTCGGCGGCGCTGCGGACGCGGGTGCCGATCATCCCGTGCTCGATCGTCGGCGCGGAGGAGATCTACCCGAAGATCGGCGACCTGAAGCCGCTGGCCCGGCTGCTGGGGTTGCCGTACCTCCCGGTGACACCCTTCTTCCCGCTGCTCGGGCCGCTCGGCGCGATCCCGCTGCCGACGAAGTGGCACATCGAGTTCGGGGAGCCCATCCGCACCGACTCCTACTCGGAGGAGGACCTCGACGACCCGATGCTGGTGTTCTCGCTGACCGACCAGGTGCGCGAGTCCATCCAGACGGCGCTGTACCGGCGGCTCGCGCACCGGCGTAGCCCGTTCAAGGACTGA
- a CDS encoding NAD-dependent epimerase/dehydratase family protein: MASNVVLVTGVGGELGGRLLVRLGNNPDLERVIGVDTAPPPRKILQRLGHAEFVRADIRNPLIAKVIDTAGVDTVVHCSTTVHPAGPARRPAIKEVNVIGTMRLLAACQRAPKVRKLVVKSTAAVYGAGPRSPAVFTEDSELIPASSSGYAKDAVEMEGYVRGLARRRPDLTITTTRFTNVIGPDVDTVLARYFALPVVPTVLGYDARLQLLHSSDALAILERATLEDKPGVFNAGGDGVLTLSQAIRRAGRVELPVPRAMVGTVAKMLRGARVDFSPDQVRLLNYGRVVDTTRLTEVFGYRPRWSSEAAFDDYVTGRGLRPVLDGDQLAGAAGKLLAAIR, from the coding sequence ATGGCGTCCAACGTCGTGCTGGTCACCGGGGTCGGCGGCGAACTCGGAGGCAGGCTGCTGGTACGGCTGGGCAACAACCCGGACCTCGAGCGGGTCATCGGCGTCGACACCGCGCCGCCGCCCCGGAAGATCCTCCAGCGCCTCGGGCACGCCGAGTTCGTCCGGGCCGACATCCGCAACCCGCTGATCGCGAAGGTCATCGACACCGCCGGGGTCGACACCGTCGTGCACTGCTCGACCACCGTGCACCCGGCGGGCCCCGCCCGCCGCCCGGCGATCAAGGAAGTCAACGTCATCGGCACCATGCGCCTGCTCGCGGCCTGCCAGCGCGCGCCGAAGGTGCGCAAGCTCGTCGTGAAGTCCACCGCCGCGGTGTACGGCGCGGGGCCCCGCTCGCCGGCCGTCTTCACCGAGGACTCCGAGCTCATCCCGGCCTCCTCCAGCGGCTACGCCAAGGACGCCGTCGAGATGGAGGGTTACGTGCGCGGCCTGGCCCGCCGCCGGCCGGACCTCACCATCACCACCACCCGCTTCACCAACGTCATCGGGCCGGACGTGGACACCGTCCTGGCCCGCTACTTCGCGCTCCCCGTGGTGCCGACCGTGCTCGGGTACGACGCGCGGCTGCAGCTGCTCCACTCCTCGGACGCGCTGGCGATCCTGGAGCGGGCGACCCTGGAGGACAAGCCGGGCGTGTTCAACGCCGGCGGCGACGGGGTACTCACACTGTCGCAAGCGATCCGGCGCGCGGGCCGGGTCGAGCTGCCGGTCCCGCGGGCCATGGTGGGAACGGTGGCCAAGATGCTGCGTGGCGCGAGGGTGGACTTCTCGCCGGACCAGGTGCGCCTGCTCAACTACGGGCGCGTCGTCGACACGACCCGGCTGACCGAGGTGTTCGGCTACCGGCCGCGGTGGTCCAGCGAGGCGGCCTTCGACGACTACGTCACCGGGCGCGGGTTGCGTCCCGTGCTCGACGGTGACCAGCTGGCCGGTGCGGCCGGCAAGCTGCTGGCGGCAATCCGATGA